In the genome of Mycobacterium kansasii ATCC 12478, one region contains:
- a CDS encoding glycoside hydrolase family 13 protein yields MAAAVDRKDQPRSWWSDAVFYQVYPRSFADSDGDGVGDLDGLTTRLEYLQRLGVDGIWINPVTVSPMADHGYDVANPRDIDPLFGGMAAFERLVAAAHQRSIKVTMDVVPNHTSSQHPWFQAALAAGPGTDARDRYFFRDGRGPDGSLPPNNWESVFGGPAWTRVTEPDGNPGQWYLHLFDAEQPDLNWDNPEVFDDFEKTLRFWLERGVDGFRIDVAHGMAKPAGLPDAADEAKILRHTDDDPRFNRPHVHAIHRDIRAVIDDYPGAVTVGEVWVQDNTRWAEYVRPDELHLGFNFRLTRTEFDATEIHDAVQNSLAAAAIENATPTWTLANHDVGREVTRYGGGVTGLRRARAMAMVILALPGAVFLYNGQELGLPDVDLPDEVLQDPTWKRSGHTERGRDGCRVPLPWSGDAPPFGFSTCADTWLPMPREWAALTVEKQRADPDSTLSFFRRALQLRREHDQFDGSQIDWLPATGDALVFRRRGGGLVCALNAGRHPTTLPPGELLMASGPLVDGQLPPDTAAWLV; encoded by the coding sequence ATGGCCGCCGCAGTGGATCGAAAAGATCAGCCGCGGTCGTGGTGGTCGGACGCGGTGTTCTACCAGGTGTATCCGCGCTCGTTCGCCGACAGCGACGGAGACGGGGTCGGTGACCTCGACGGGCTAACGACCCGCTTGGAGTATTTGCAACGACTCGGTGTCGACGGTATCTGGATCAACCCGGTCACCGTCTCGCCGATGGCCGACCACGGTTATGACGTTGCCAACCCTCGGGACATCGATCCGCTTTTCGGCGGGATGGCAGCGTTCGAACGACTGGTCGCGGCCGCACATCAGCGGAGCATCAAGGTCACCATGGACGTGGTGCCCAACCACACCAGCTCCCAGCACCCGTGGTTTCAAGCGGCGCTCGCCGCCGGTCCCGGCACCGACGCGCGGGACCGCTATTTCTTTCGCGACGGCCGGGGCCCGGACGGGTCGCTGCCGCCGAACAACTGGGAGTCCGTCTTCGGCGGACCGGCATGGACTCGGGTGACCGAACCGGACGGCAACCCAGGCCAGTGGTATCTGCACCTCTTCGACGCCGAGCAGCCCGACCTCAACTGGGACAACCCAGAGGTTTTCGACGACTTCGAGAAGACACTGCGCTTCTGGCTGGAACGCGGTGTGGACGGCTTCCGCATCGACGTGGCGCACGGCATGGCCAAGCCCGCTGGCCTGCCCGACGCCGCAGACGAAGCCAAAATCTTGCGCCACACCGATGACGATCCACGCTTCAACCGCCCGCATGTGCATGCGATCCACCGCGATATCCGCGCAGTTATCGACGACTACCCGGGAGCGGTCACCGTCGGCGAGGTCTGGGTGCAGGACAACACCCGATGGGCCGAATATGTCAGGCCCGACGAACTGCACCTCGGCTTCAACTTCCGGCTGACCCGGACCGAGTTCGACGCCACCGAGATCCACGATGCCGTGCAGAACTCGCTGGCGGCTGCGGCGATAGAAAACGCCACGCCGACCTGGACGCTGGCGAACCACGACGTGGGACGGGAGGTCACCCGCTACGGCGGCGGCGTGACTGGGCTGCGCCGGGCGCGGGCCATGGCGATGGTCATACTCGCCCTGCCTGGCGCGGTATTTCTCTACAACGGTCAGGAACTCGGGCTGCCCGATGTGGACCTGCCCGACGAGGTACTGCAGGACCCGACGTGGAAACGCTCCGGCCACACCGAACGTGGCCGCGACGGGTGCCGGGTTCCGCTGCCGTGGTCAGGCGACGCTCCCCCGTTCGGGTTTTCGACGTGCGCCGACACCTGGTTACCGATGCCGCGCGAGTGGGCCGCGTTGACCGTCGAGAAGCAACGTGCAGATCCCGATTCGACGTTGTCGTTCTTCCGTCGTGCGCTCCAATTGCGAAGGGAACACGACCAATTCGATGGCAGCCAGATCGACTGGCTGCCGGCAACAGGCGACGCATTGGTATTTCGGCGCCGCGGCGGCGGACTGGTGTGCGCGTTGAATGCGGGCCGTCACCCGACAACCCTGCCCCCGGGCGAGCTGCTCATGGCGAGCGGACCGCTGGTCGACGGGCAGCTGCCACCGGACACCGCGGCCTGGTTGGTTTAG
- a CDS encoding class I SAM-dependent methyltransferase produces MGQTLEDLQNVADYWNHNTAYHPWLVDIAARHHGDVLDVGCGEGLLVQRLAAVSHRVVGIDPDAGTVERARRRLQSIDNASVDRCDFQSFTAPGQSFDVITFLASIHHQPLREALAKARRLLKPGGELAVVGLAANKTIRDWAWSLLCTPWARIGSRLHGETRDIGVPVTEPNENLDQIRRVANEVLPNAKVRRGLYYRYRLHWRDPR; encoded by the coding sequence ATGGGCCAGACACTGGAAGACTTGCAAAATGTGGCGGACTACTGGAACCACAACACCGCCTATCACCCATGGCTGGTCGACATCGCAGCGCGACACCACGGCGACGTCTTGGATGTGGGGTGCGGTGAGGGGCTGCTGGTGCAGCGGCTGGCGGCGGTATCACACCGGGTGGTCGGCATCGATCCTGACGCGGGCACGGTCGAGCGAGCCCGGCGCCGATTGCAGTCGATAGACAACGCATCGGTCGATCGCTGCGACTTTCAAAGCTTCACCGCACCCGGGCAAAGCTTCGATGTCATCACATTCCTGGCCAGCATTCATCACCAGCCGCTGCGAGAAGCGCTGGCGAAAGCGCGACGACTGCTCAAGCCCGGCGGCGAGCTGGCCGTCGTTGGGCTTGCGGCGAACAAGACGATCCGCGACTGGGCATGGTCGTTGCTCTGCACCCCCTGGGCCCGCATAGGGTCGCGCCTTCATGGCGAGACCCGTGACATCGGTGTACCGGTCACCGAACCCAACGAAAACCTCGATCAGATCCGACGGGTAGCCAACGAGGTTCTGCCCAATGCCAAAGTCCGGCGGGGCCTCTACTATCGGTACCGTTTGCACTGGCGAGACCCGCGCTAG
- a CDS encoding acyl-CoA thioesterase — MSVGFVAPVPVRWSDIDMYQHVNHATMVTILEEARVPFLKDAFAADITTTGLLIADVRVSYKGQLRLSDSPLQVTIWVKRLRAVDFTLGYEVRSVSAEPDSKPAVLAESQLAAFHIEEQRLVRLSPHHREYLQRWLRE, encoded by the coding sequence ATGAGCGTCGGTTTCGTAGCGCCGGTGCCGGTGCGCTGGTCCGACATCGACATGTACCAGCACGTCAACCACGCCACCATGGTCACCATCCTGGAGGAGGCGCGCGTTCCGTTTCTCAAAGACGCGTTTGCGGCTGACATCACCACCACCGGCCTGCTCATCGCCGATGTCCGGGTCAGCTACAAAGGTCAACTGCGGCTTTCCGATTCGCCGCTGCAAGTGACGATTTGGGTCAAGCGGCTGCGCGCGGTCGACTTCACCCTGGGTTACGAAGTACGGTCGGTTAGCGCGGAACCGGACTCGAAGCCGGCCGTCCTAGCCGAGTCACAGCTAGCCGCGTTCCATATCGAAGAACAGCGGTTGGTCCGCCTGTCCCCACATCATCGGGAGTATCTGCAACGGTGGCTTCGCGAATAG
- a CDS encoding NAD-glutamate dehydrogenase codes for MTSDPEVKQDVGAWTTFTQPADVPDWISQAYLESYRGQSDGGSQSPDSLLTPRMLGAHYRLGQHRAAGESCVAVYHADDPEGFGPALQVVAEHGSMLMDSVTVLLHRLGVGYTAIMTPVFDVRRSPAGELLRIEPKAVGTSPYTGEAWIFVQLAPSVDRNALTEVERLLPRVLADVQRVATDAAAMIATLSELAEAVDTDPEGQYAAPDRQEVAALLRWLGNGNFLLLGYQPCRVDEGMVIGDGSSGLGVLRARAGIRPRLTDENKLLVLAQARVGSYLRYGAYPYAIAVREYVGDGSVTEHRFVGLFTVAAMNADVLEIPAISRRVREALELAGSDPSHPGQLLLDVIQTVPRPELFTLSAERLLEMAKAVVDLGSQRRALLFLRVDRLQFFVSCLVYVPRDRYTTAVRLQIEDILVREFGGTRLEFTARVSESPWALMHFMVRLPEKDDGVSAPGSVDVSEANRLRIQALLSEAARTWADRLIGAAAVGSVGHNDAEHYAAAFSEAYKQVVSPTDAINHIAIINELTDDSVKLVFSDRDEQGLAQLTWFLGGCTASLSELMPMLQSMGVEVLEERPFTVTRPDRLPVWIYQFKISPHRTIPRATTTAERDAAAQRFADAVTAIWQGRIEIDRFNELVMRAGLTWQQVVVLRAYAKYLRQAGFPYSQSYIESVLNEHASTARSLVTLFEAMFDPRPAGSRRDAQAAAAAVAADIDAVVGLDTDRILRAFASLVQATLRTNYFVTRESSARSRNVLAVKLDAQLVDELPLPRPKFEIFVYSPRVEGVHLRFGPVARGGLRWSDRRDDFRTEILGLVKAQAVKNAVIVPVGAKGGFVVKRPPLPTGDAAADRDATRAEGVACYQLFISGLLDVTDNVDHATGKVSPPPEVVRRDGDDAYLVVAADKGTATFSDIANDVAKSYGFWLGDAFASGGSVGYDHKAMGITARGAWEAVKRHFREIGVDTQTEDFTVVGVGDMSGDVFGNGMLLSKHIRLVAAFDHRHIFLDPDPDAAASWEERRRMFELPRSSWDDYDRSLISEGGGVYSREQKAIPISPQVRAALGIDTDVTEMSPPNLIRAILQAPVDLLFNGGIGTYIKAESESDSDVGDRANDPVRVNANQVRAKVIGEGGNLGVTALGRVEFDLSGGRINTDAMDNSAGVDCSDHEVNIKILIDSLVTAGKVKADERKQLLESMTDEVARLVLTDNEDQNDLMGTSRANAASLLPVHADQIRHLVAERGINRELEALPSEKEIARRAEAGIGLTSPELATLMAHVKLALKEEVLTTELPDQDVFASRLPDYFPRPLRERFTSEIRSHQLRREIVTTMLINDLVDNAGISYAFRLAEDVGVTSIDAVRTYVAIDAIFGVNHLWRRIRAANLPVALSDRLTLDTRRLIDRAGRWLLNYRPQPLAVGAEINRFAAKVKAMTPRMSEWLRGDDKAIVEKEAAEFTTQGAPHDLAYRVAVGLYRYSLLDIIDIADIIEIDTAEVADTYFALMDRLGTDGLLTAVSELPRNDRWQALARLAIRDDIYASLRALCFDVLAVGEPDESGEQKIAEWEHISASRVERARRTLNEIRECGAKDLATLSVAARQIRRMTRTSGRGAST; via the coding sequence ATGACGAGCGATCCCGAAGTTAAGCAGGATGTCGGGGCGTGGACTACGTTCACCCAGCCCGCTGACGTCCCTGACTGGATCTCGCAGGCCTATCTGGAGAGCTACCGGGGCCAGTCGGACGGCGGGTCGCAGAGCCCCGACTCGCTGCTGACGCCGCGCATGTTGGGTGCGCATTACCGGCTCGGTCAGCACCGTGCGGCCGGTGAGAGCTGTGTAGCTGTGTATCACGCGGACGATCCGGAGGGGTTCGGGCCGGCGCTGCAGGTGGTCGCCGAGCACGGCAGCATGCTGATGGACTCGGTGACGGTGCTGCTGCACCGGCTCGGGGTGGGCTACACCGCCATCATGACGCCGGTGTTCGATGTGCGCCGCAGTCCCGCGGGTGAGCTGTTGCGCATCGAACCCAAAGCGGTCGGCACGTCACCGTACACCGGCGAGGCCTGGATTTTCGTCCAGCTCGCGCCCTCGGTGGACCGCAACGCCCTGACCGAAGTCGAACGGCTGTTACCGAGGGTCCTGGCCGACGTCCAGCGGGTCGCGACGGATGCGGCGGCGATGATCGCCACCCTGAGTGAATTGGCCGAGGCAGTCGACACTGATCCCGAAGGCCAGTATGCGGCTCCTGACCGTCAGGAGGTCGCGGCGTTGCTGCGCTGGCTGGGCAATGGCAACTTTCTGCTACTGGGTTACCAGCCCTGCCGGGTCGACGAGGGGATGGTCATCGGTGACGGGTCCAGCGGCCTCGGCGTGCTGCGGGCGCGGGCGGGCATCCGGCCCCGGCTGACCGATGAAAACAAGTTGCTGGTCTTGGCCCAGGCGCGGGTCGGCAGCTACCTGCGTTACGGGGCTTACCCCTATGCCATCGCGGTGCGCGAGTACGTAGGGGACGGCAGCGTAACCGAGCATCGCTTCGTCGGGCTCTTCACGGTCGCCGCCATGAACGCCGATGTCCTGGAAATCCCGGCGATTTCGCGCCGGGTTCGGGAGGCCCTCGAGTTGGCCGGCAGCGACCCCAGCCACCCGGGTCAGCTGTTGCTCGATGTCATCCAGACCGTTCCACGCCCCGAGCTTTTCACCCTGAGCGCCGAGCGGCTGTTGGAGATGGCCAAAGCCGTGGTGGACCTTGGATCCCAGCGACGCGCTTTGTTGTTCCTGCGGGTGGATCGGCTACAGTTCTTCGTCTCGTGCCTGGTCTATGTGCCGCGTGATCGCTACACCACGGCCGTGCGCTTGCAGATCGAGGACATCCTGGTCCGCGAGTTCGGCGGGACGCGACTGGAATTCACCGCTCGCGTCAGTGAATCGCCTTGGGCGCTCATGCATTTCATGGTCCGGTTGCCCGAAAAGGACGACGGGGTTTCCGCACCCGGCTCGGTGGATGTTTCCGAGGCCAACCGGCTCCGGATCCAGGCGTTACTGAGCGAGGCCGCGCGAACCTGGGCCGACCGGCTGATCGGGGCGGCGGCGGTCGGCTCCGTCGGGCACAACGATGCCGAGCATTATGCGGCTGCCTTCTCCGAGGCCTACAAGCAGGTGGTCAGTCCGACCGATGCCATAAACCACATCGCCATCATCAACGAGCTGACCGACGACTCGGTCAAGCTGGTGTTCTCCGACCGCGACGAACAGGGGCTCGCGCAGCTGACCTGGTTCCTCGGCGGATGCACCGCCTCGCTCAGCGAGCTAATGCCGATGCTGCAGAGCATGGGTGTCGAGGTGCTCGAAGAGCGGCCGTTCACCGTGACCCGTCCCGACAGGCTGCCGGTGTGGATCTATCAGTTCAAGATCTCGCCGCATCGAACCATCCCGCGGGCGACGACGACCGCTGAGCGGGATGCGGCCGCACAACGGTTCGCCGATGCCGTCACCGCAATCTGGCAGGGCAGGATCGAGATCGACCGGTTCAACGAACTCGTGATGCGCGCGGGACTGACCTGGCAGCAAGTTGTCGTGCTGCGTGCTTACGCCAAGTACCTACGGCAGGCAGGCTTCCCCTACAGCCAGTCCTATATCGAATCGGTGCTCAACGAGCATGCCTCGACCGCACGCTCGCTGGTGACTCTGTTCGAGGCGATGTTCGATCCCCGGCCAGCGGGCTCACGGCGCGACGCGCAGGCGGCCGCGGCCGCGGTGGCCGCCGACATCGACGCGGTGGTGGGTCTGGACACCGACCGCATCCTGCGCGCCTTCGCCTCGCTGGTTCAGGCCACATTGCGGACCAATTACTTTGTGACACGCGAGAGTTCGGCCCGGAGCCGCAATGTGCTGGCGGTCAAGCTGGACGCGCAGTTGGTCGACGAGCTGCCGCTGCCGCGCCCCAAGTTCGAAATTTTCGTGTACTCACCGCGGGTGGAAGGCGTGCACCTGCGGTTCGGTCCGGTCGCGCGCGGCGGCCTGCGCTGGTCGGATCGCCGCGACGACTTCCGCACCGAGATCCTGGGCCTGGTCAAGGCGCAGGCGGTGAAGAACGCCGTCATCGTGCCGGTCGGCGCCAAGGGCGGATTCGTCGTCAAGCGGCCGCCGCTGCCCACCGGCGACGCGGCCGCCGACCGCGATGCCACCCGCGCCGAGGGTGTGGCGTGTTACCAGCTGTTCATTTCCGGATTGCTCGACGTCACCGACAACGTCGACCACGCGACCGGAAAAGTCAGCCCACCGCCGGAGGTGGTGCGTCGCGACGGCGACGACGCCTACCTGGTGGTGGCCGCCGACAAAGGAACCGCCACGTTCTCCGACATCGCCAACGACGTCGCCAAGTCCTACGGGTTCTGGTTGGGTGACGCGTTCGCCTCCGGTGGATCGGTGGGCTACGACCACAAGGCCATGGGCATCACCGCCAGAGGTGCCTGGGAGGCCGTCAAACGACACTTCCGGGAAATCGGGGTCGACACGCAGACCGAGGATTTCACCGTCGTCGGTGTCGGCGACATGAGCGGCGACGTGTTCGGCAACGGCATGCTGCTCAGCAAGCACATCAGGCTGGTCGCCGCCTTCGATCACCGGCACATCTTCCTCGACCCGGACCCGGACGCCGCCGCCTCCTGGGAGGAACGGCGGCGGATGTTCGAGCTGCCCCGATCAAGTTGGGATGACTACGACAGGTCGCTGATCAGCGAGGGCGGCGGCGTCTACAGCCGCGAGCAGAAGGCCATTCCGATCAGCCCACAGGTGCGTGCCGCGCTCGGCATCGACACTGACGTCACCGAGATGTCCCCGCCCAACCTGATCCGCGCGATTCTGCAGGCGCCGGTCGACCTGCTCTTTAACGGCGGCATCGGCACCTACATCAAGGCCGAGTCGGAATCGGACTCCGATGTCGGCGATCGGGCCAACGACCCGGTGCGGGTCAACGCCAACCAAGTGCGGGCCAAGGTGATCGGCGAAGGCGGCAACCTCGGGGTCACGGCGCTGGGCCGCGTCGAATTCGATCTGTCGGGCGGCCGGATCAACACCGACGCGATGGACAACTCCGCCGGCGTGGATTGCTCCGACCATGAGGTCAACATCAAGATCCTGATCGATTCGCTGGTCACCGCGGGCAAGGTCAAAGCCGACGAACGCAAACAGCTGCTGGAGTCGATGACTGACGAGGTGGCTCGGTTGGTGCTCACCGATAACGAGGACCAGAACGACCTGATGGGTACTAGCCGCGCCAACGCGGCCAGCCTGTTGCCGGTGCACGCCGACCAGATCAGGCACTTGGTGGCCGAGCGGGGAATCAACCGGGAATTGGAGGCGCTGCCGTCGGAGAAAGAGATTGCGCGGCGGGCCGAGGCGGGTATCGGGCTGACCTCGCCCGAGTTGGCGACGTTGATGGCCCACGTCAAGCTGGCGCTCAAAGAGGAGGTGCTGACCACCGAGCTGCCCGATCAGGACGTGTTCGCGTCCCGATTGCCCGATTATTTTCCGCGGCCGTTACGGGAACGGTTCACCTCGGAGATCCGCTCGCACCAGCTGCGTCGCGAGATCGTCACCACGATGCTGATCAACGATCTGGTGGACAACGCCGGTATCAGCTACGCCTTCCGGCTCGCCGAGGATGTCGGAGTAACCTCGATCGACGCCGTGCGTACCTACGTCGCCATCGACGCCATCTTCGGAGTGAACCATCTCTGGCGGCGCATCCGCGCGGCGAATTTGCCGGTCGCACTGTCGGACCGGCTGACACTCGATACCCGTCGGCTGATCGACCGGGCGGGACGCTGGCTGCTCAATTATCGTCCGCAGCCGCTGGCGGTCGGCGCTGAGATCAACCGCTTCGCCGCGAAGGTCAAGGCCATGACGCCGCGCATGTCGGAGTGGTTGCGCGGTGACGACAAAGCCATCGTCGAGAAGGAAGCGGCTGAGTTCACGACTCAAGGCGCGCCCCACGACTTGGCCTACCGGGTCGCGGTGGGCCTGTACCGCTACAGCTTGCTCGACATCATCGACATCGCCGACATCATCGAGATCGACACGGCTGAAGTCGCCGACACCTACTTCGCCCTGATGGACCGGTTGGGCACCGACGGACTGTTGACCGCGGTCTCCGAGCTTCCCCGCAACGATCGGTGGCAAGCGTTGGCGCGGTTGGCGATCCGCGACGACATCTATGCCTCGCTGCGGGCGTTGTGTTTCGACGTGCTGGCTGTCGGCGAACCCGACGAAAGCGGGGAGCAGAAGATCGCCGAGTGGGAGCACATCAGCGCATCCCGGGTGGAGCGGGCTCGCCGCACGCTCAACGAAATCCGGGAGTGCGGCGCGAAAGACCTCGCGACGCTGTCGGTGGCGGCGCGCCAAATCCGACGGATGACCCGCACCAGCGGGCGCGGGGCGTCCACATGA
- the ettA gene encoding energy-dependent translational throttle protein EttA, producing MAEFIYTMKKVRKAHGDKVILDDVTLSFYPGAKIGVVGPNGAGKSSVLRIMAGLDKPNNGDAFLATGASVGILQQEPPLNDEKTVRGNVEEGLGDIKVKLDRFNEVAELMATDYSDELMEEMGRLQEELDHAEAWDLDSQLEQAMDALRCPPPDEPVTNLSGGERRRVALCKLLLSKPDLLLLDEPTNHLDAESVQWLEQHLAAYPGAILAVTHDRYFLDNVAQWILELDRGRAYPYEGNYSTYLEKKAERIAVQGRKDAKLQKRLQDELAWVRSGAKARQAKSKARLQRYEEMAAEAEKTRKLDFEEIQIPVGPRLGNVVVEVDHLDKGYGGRTLIKDLSFTLPRNGIVGVIGPNGVGKTTLFKTIVGLEEPDSGTVKIGETVKLSYVDQARAGIDPKKTVWEVVSDGLDYIEVGQNEIPSRAYVSAFGFKGPDQQKPAGVLSGGERNRLNLALTLKQGGNLILLDEPTNDLDVETLSSLENALVNFPGCAVVISHDRWFLDRTCTHILAWEGDADNEAKWFWFEGNFGAYEENKVERLGIEAARPHRVTHRRLTRD from the coding sequence ATGGCTGAGTTCATCTACACGATGAAAAAGGTCCGCAAGGCGCACGGCGACAAGGTGATCCTCGACGACGTCACGTTGAGTTTCTACCCCGGTGCCAAGATCGGTGTGGTCGGCCCGAACGGGGCCGGTAAGTCGAGCGTCTTGCGGATCATGGCCGGTCTGGACAAGCCGAACAATGGTGACGCTTTCCTGGCTACCGGGGCCAGCGTCGGCATCCTGCAGCAGGAGCCGCCGCTGAATGACGAAAAGACAGTCCGGGGCAACGTTGAAGAGGGCCTGGGAGACATCAAGGTAAAGCTCGACCGGTTCAACGAGGTCGCCGAATTGATGGCCACCGACTACTCCGACGAGTTGATGGAGGAGATGGGCCGGCTCCAGGAGGAATTGGACCACGCCGAGGCATGGGACCTGGACTCGCAGCTGGAGCAGGCCATGGACGCCTTGCGCTGCCCGCCACCCGACGAGCCGGTGACCAACCTGTCCGGAGGTGAGCGTCGCCGCGTCGCGTTGTGCAAACTGCTGCTGTCGAAGCCTGACCTGCTGCTGCTCGACGAGCCCACCAACCATCTGGACGCAGAAAGCGTGCAGTGGCTCGAACAGCATCTCGCCGCCTATCCCGGCGCTATTTTGGCCGTCACCCACGACCGCTACTTCCTGGACAACGTCGCCCAATGGATCCTGGAACTGGATCGTGGCCGCGCCTACCCTTACGAAGGCAACTACTCGACGTATCTCGAGAAGAAGGCCGAGCGGATCGCGGTGCAGGGCCGCAAGGACGCCAAGCTGCAGAAGCGTCTCCAAGACGAGCTGGCTTGGGTCCGCTCCGGCGCCAAGGCGCGCCAGGCCAAGAGCAAAGCGCGCCTGCAGCGCTACGAGGAGATGGCCGCCGAGGCGGAGAAAACCCGCAAGCTTGACTTCGAAGAGATTCAGATCCCGGTGGGACCGCGACTGGGCAATGTGGTCGTCGAGGTCGATCATCTCGACAAGGGCTATGGCGGACGCACGCTGATCAAGGACCTATCCTTCACTTTGCCGCGCAACGGTATCGTCGGGGTCATCGGGCCCAACGGCGTCGGCAAGACCACACTGTTCAAGACCATCGTCGGGCTCGAAGAACCGGACAGTGGCACTGTCAAGATCGGCGAAACCGTCAAGCTGAGCTACGTCGACCAGGCCCGGGCCGGCATCGATCCGAAGAAGACTGTGTGGGAGGTCGTGTCCGACGGCCTGGATTACATCGAGGTCGGTCAAAACGAGATACCGTCGCGAGCCTATGTGTCGGCGTTCGGTTTCAAGGGTCCAGATCAGCAGAAGCCGGCCGGGGTGCTTTCGGGTGGCGAACGCAACCGGCTCAACCTTGCGTTGACCCTCAAGCAGGGCGGCAATCTGATCCTGCTGGACGAACCGACCAACGACCTGGACGTCGAGACCCTGAGCTCATTGGAGAACGCCCTGGTGAACTTCCCTGGCTGTGCTGTGGTGATCTCGCACGATCGCTGGTTCCTCGACCGCACCTGCACGCACATCCTGGCGTGGGAAGGTGATGCCGACAACGAGGCCAAGTGGTTCTGGTTCGAGGGGAATTTCGGCGCCTACGAGGAAAACAAGGTGGAACGGCTCGGTATCGAAGCTGCGCGTCCACACCGAGTTACCCACCGGAGGCTGACGCGCGACTAG
- a CDS encoding single-stranded DNA-binding protein: MFETQLTVVGHIVNDLQRRKVGDQEVVKFRVASNSRRRTSDGGWEPGNSLFITVNCWGRLVSGVGAALGKGAPVIVVGHVYTSEYEDRDGNRRSSLEMRATSVGPDLSRVFVRIEKPSYTGPSSENAPAAGMTGQSGTVVNDDYLAARVDSVPDAAAAQNAADHTALPLSA; this comes from the coding sequence ATGTTTGAAACGCAGCTGACCGTCGTCGGTCATATCGTCAATGACCTCCAGCGCCGGAAGGTCGGAGACCAAGAGGTCGTCAAGTTCCGGGTGGCCAGCAATTCACGCCGACGCACCAGCGACGGCGGCTGGGAGCCGGGAAACTCGCTGTTCATCACCGTCAACTGCTGGGGCAGGCTGGTCAGCGGCGTAGGCGCGGCGCTGGGCAAGGGTGCGCCGGTGATCGTGGTGGGCCACGTGTACACCAGCGAGTACGAGGACCGCGACGGCAATCGCCGGTCCTCGCTGGAGATGCGGGCGACGTCGGTCGGGCCAGACCTCTCGCGGGTCTTCGTGCGGATCGAGAAGCCCAGCTACACTGGCCCGAGTTCCGAGAACGCTCCGGCAGCCGGAATGACAGGACAGTCCGGGACCGTCGTGAACGACGACTACCTCGCGGCCCGGGTTGATTCCGTCCCGGACGCGGCTGCCGCCCAGAACGCCGCCGACCACACCGCGCTACCGCTGTCGGCTTGA